A stretch of Anas platyrhynchos isolate ZD024472 breed Pekin duck chromosome 29, IASCAAS_PekinDuck_T2T, whole genome shotgun sequence DNA encodes these proteins:
- the PGPEP1 gene encoding pyroglutamyl-peptidase 1 isoform X2 gives MERPRRAVVVTGFGPFGEHAVNASWVAVQELEKLGLRDDVDLHVYEVPVEYQTVQRLIPALWKKHSPQLVVHVGVSGMATTVTLEKCGHNVGYKGLDNCRFCPGSQCCVEGGPECIDSIIDMDTVCKRVSALGLDVTVTISKDAGRYLCDFTYYTSLYQSRGRSAFVHVPPLGKPYTAEQLGRALQAIIEEMLDVLEHSEDKINCQHEH, from the exons ATGGAGAGGCCGCGGAGGGCGGTGGTGGTCACCg GGTTTGGGCCGTTCGGAGAGCACGCCGTTAACGCCAGTTGGGTTGCAGTCCAG GAACTGGAGAAGCTTGGGCTGCGAGATGACGTAGATCTGCACGTATACGAAGTCCCAGTTGAATACCAGACAGTGCAAAGACTAATTCCTGCCTTATGGAAAAAGCACAGTCCGCAA CTGGTGGTTCACGTGGGTGTCTCGGGGATGGCCACCACCGTCACGCTGGAGAAGTGTGGCCATAACGTGGGCTACAAAGGCTTGGACAACTGCCGCTTCTGCCCGGGCTCTCAGTGCTGCGTGGAAGGTGGCCCGGAGTGCATCGATTCCATCATCGACATGGACACGGTTTGCAAGAGAGTCTCAGCACTGGGGCTGGACGTCACGGTCACTATATCGAAGGATGCTGGCAG GTACCTCTGTGACTTCACTTACTACACTTCCTTGTACCAGAGCCGTGGGAGGTCAGCTTTTGTTCATGTGCCTCCGCTGGGAAAACCATACACTGCAGAACAGCTGGGTCGGGCCCTACAGGCTATCATAGAAGAAATGCTTGATGTTTTGGAGCATTCGGAAGACAAAATCAATTGTCAGCATGAACACTGA
- the PGPEP1 gene encoding pyroglutamyl-peptidase 1 isoform X3: MASWELEKLGLRDDVDLHVYEVPVEYQTVQRLIPALWKKHSPQLVVHVGVSGMATTVTLEKCGHNVGYKGLDNCRFCPGSQCCVEGGPECIDSIIDMDTVCKRVSALGLDVTVTISKDAGRYLCDFTYYTSLYQSRGRSAFVHVPPLGKPYTAEQLGRALQAIIEEMLDVLEHSEDKINCQHEH, translated from the exons ATGGCCAGCTGG GAACTGGAGAAGCTTGGGCTGCGAGATGACGTAGATCTGCACGTATACGAAGTCCCAGTTGAATACCAGACAGTGCAAAGACTAATTCCTGCCTTATGGAAAAAGCACAGTCCGCAA CTGGTGGTTCACGTGGGTGTCTCGGGGATGGCCACCACCGTCACGCTGGAGAAGTGTGGCCATAACGTGGGCTACAAAGGCTTGGACAACTGCCGCTTCTGCCCGGGCTCTCAGTGCTGCGTGGAAGGTGGCCCGGAGTGCATCGATTCCATCATCGACATGGACACGGTTTGCAAGAGAGTCTCAGCACTGGGGCTGGACGTCACGGTCACTATATCGAAGGATGCTGGCAG GTACCTCTGTGACTTCACTTACTACACTTCCTTGTACCAGAGCCGTGGGAGGTCAGCTTTTGTTCATGTGCCTCCGCTGGGAAAACCATACACTGCAGAACAGCTGGGTCGGGCCCTACAGGCTATCATAGAAGAAATGCTTGATGTTTTGGAGCATTCGGAAGACAAAATCAATTGTCAGCATGAACACTGA
- the PGPEP1 gene encoding pyroglutamyl-peptidase 1 isoform X1, which translates to MATTVTLEKCGHNVGYKGLDNCRFCPGSQCCVEGGPECIDSIIDMDTVCKRVSALGLDVTVTISKDAGRYLCDFTYYTSLYQSRGRSAFVHVPPLGKPYTAEQLGRALQAIIEEMLDVLEHSEDKINCQHEH; encoded by the exons ATGGCCACCACCGTCACGCTGGAGAAGTGTGGCCATAACGTGGGCTACAAAGGCTTGGACAACTGCCGCTTCTGCCCGGGCTCTCAGTGCTGCGTGGAAGGTGGCCCGGAGTGCATCGATTCCATCATCGACATGGACACGGTTTGCAAGAGAGTCTCAGCACTGGGGCTGGACGTCACGGTCACTATATCGAAGGATGCTGGCAG GTACCTCTGTGACTTCACTTACTACACTTCCTTGTACCAGAGCCGTGGGAGGTCAGCTTTTGTTCATGTGCCTCCGCTGGGAAAACCATACACTGCAGAACAGCTGGGTCGGGCCCTACAGGCTATCATAGAAGAAATGCTTGATGTTTTGGAGCATTCGGAAGACAAAATCAATTGTCAGCATGAACACTGA
- the LSM4 gene encoding U6 snRNA-associated Sm-like protein LSm4 isoform X1: MLPLSLLKTAQNHPMLVELKNGETYNGHLVSCDNWMNINLREVICTSRDGDKFWRMPECYIRGSTIKYLRIPDEIIDMVKEEVVSKGRGRGGMQQQKQQKGRGVGGAGRGVFGGRGRGIPGSGRGQQEKKPGRQAAKQ; the protein is encoded by the exons ATG CTGCCCCTGTCGCTGCTGAAGACGGCTCAGAACCACCCCATG CTGGTGGAGCTGAAGAACGGCGAGACCTACAACGGGCACCTGGTGAGCTGCGACAACTGGATGAACATCAACCTGCGGGAGGTCATCTGCACCTCCCGG GACGGTGACAAATTCTGGAGGATGCCGGAGTGCTACATCCGCGGCAGCACCATCAAATACCTCCGCATCCCCGACGAGATCATCGACATGgtgaaggaggaggtggtgtcCAAGGGCCGAGGCCGCGGCGggatgcagcagcagaagcagcagaagggcCGCGGGGTGGGCGGCGCCGGGCGAG GTGTCTTTGGTGGCCGTGGCCGAGGGATCCCAGGCAGTGGAAGAggccagcaggaaaaaaagccgGGCAGGCAGGCAGCGAAGCAGTGA
- the LSM4 gene encoding U6 snRNA-associated Sm-like protein LSm4 isoform X2 — MLPLSLLKTAQNHPMLVELKNGETYNGHLVSCDNWMNINLREVICTSRDGDKFWRMPECYIRGSTIKYLRIPDEIIDMVKEEVVSKGRGRGGMQQQKQQKGRGVGGAGRESCGFVLLLLQVNNRCLCYEGRLPRRQK; from the exons ATG CTGCCCCTGTCGCTGCTGAAGACGGCTCAGAACCACCCCATG CTGGTGGAGCTGAAGAACGGCGAGACCTACAACGGGCACCTGGTGAGCTGCGACAACTGGATGAACATCAACCTGCGGGAGGTCATCTGCACCTCCCGG GACGGTGACAAATTCTGGAGGATGCCGGAGTGCTACATCCGCGGCAGCACCATCAAATACCTCCGCATCCCCGACGAGATCATCGACATGgtgaaggaggaggtggtgtcCAAGGGCCGAGGCCGCGGCGggatgcagcagcagaagcagcagaagggcCGCGGGGTGGGCGGCGCCGGGCGAG agAGCTGCGGGTttgtgctcctcctgctccaggtGAACAATCGGTGCCTCTGCTACGAGGGGAGGCTGCCAAGGAGGCAGAAATAG